Genomic DNA from Synechococcus sp. WH 8016:
CTACAATCCATTTGGCAGCAACAACCTGGCTGTTTGGTCTTGGATGTTCTTGTTCGGTCACCTGGTTTGGGCGACAGGATTCATGTTCCTGATCTCTTGGCGTGGTTATTGGCAGGAGCTGATTGAGACCATCGTTTGGGCTCATCAGCGCACTCCTCTCGCCAACCTTGTTGGCTGGCGTGACAAGCCTGTGGCTCTCTCCATCGTCCAGGCCCGTGTTGTGGGTCTTGCTCACTTCACGATCGGCTACATCCTGACGTACGCCGCCTTCTTGATCGCCTCCACGTCTGGCAAGTTTGGCTGATTCAGTCCCAACCTCTGCCTGACTAACGAGCCGTTTCTCAGAGATTCACCCGTCCGGTTTACCGGGCGGGTTTTTTATGGGACGGTGAGGGTATCGTCCGTCCAACTACAAACAGATCAGAAGCGAATGATTTGTTTGGCTTTAATTGCCCCCGCTAAAGGCAATGTCCAGCGTGCGTAGATAGGTGTGTAGGCCGGCATCTTGAATCGGCAGCACGTAGGCATCGGCTCCCGACTCGTTGTGGTGAGAATGCCAATAGCCAGGTGGTGTCACGAAAGCGGCTCCAGGCACCCAATCTTCCCGATGTCCATGGATGATCATCCCGTTGTCATCCAGCTTCGTGCCGATCATGGTGTAGCAGCCGGGTTGGCAATCCACAGCGAAATCAAGGGCGATGGATTGGTGGCGATGGGGGCGCTGAATCTGGCCGGCAGGCAAGATTCCGAGCATGGCCCAAAGCGTATGGGTGATCGTTCGCGTTTGTGGGAAATGGCTATTGCCCAGCAATACGCTGACGCGGTTGGCGCGAGCACCGGTAGGGCTGTTCGCAATCGCTTCAAGATGCCGTTTGCTGTCCCGATGGCTGTAAAAGCTTGGTTCAAAGCGAGCTTGGGTTGGCTCTACTCCGAGGTAACGCAGGAGCGGAGCATCATGCACCCAATACAAACCTGCTTTTTCCTGACTGGTGTGGATTGCGTCCCCTCCTGCAGGCAGCACCAAAAGGTCACCTTTTGACCATTGGAATGTTTGCCCACAGGCTTGGGTCTCCCCTTCTCCACGCGTGACGAAAAACAGCTGACTTGTTGCAACAGCACTGGTGCGTTGATCACCACAGTCGAGACGCACAAAATTGGCGCAAAGAGCAGGACCGGTGGCAGGGCCAGTGCAGCCGAGCTCTTTACTAAGGTCTAAAGGAAGAACCTCACAGCCGGATTGATCGAAAAAATCCGGCGAAAACGACCGATAGGGAACCGATGAGATCAGTCCGCTCTGTTGGGGGTTTGCAGCGGATCGGTAATCAAAAAAACGGGCTTGCTCAGATGAGGCCTGATGCAATGTGGGAACTACCAAGGAGCCGGCCTCAACGGAACGCATACCTTATCGATCAATGGGATAGGGATTGTATGAGTGGCGTCATTCTCAGAAGTCAGCCTTGAGCCGGCTGCCTAACAGCACAGCATGGATTTTGAGCTCTGTTCAGGCGAAAGGTGAAACAAGCTCGGAACGTTCTCTATCCCAAAGGATGAGAGAGAAGCAATCGCCAATTTGAGATAAATAAAGCCTATGAACACCCTCAACTAGGTGAATGTTTGCTTCATGGCATTCTTTTAATCGATAATTTGGAATTCGTTCTGAAAGGTGATGGATGTGGTGATAGGCAATATCGGCGGTAAACCAATTCAAAACAGCAGGCATTTGTAGGAAGGAGGATCCAGAGAGGGCACCGCGGAAATAACTCCAATTGTCTTCATTGCTTGTGTAAGAGTCTGGGAAATTATGTTGAATGAAAAAGACCGCAATCATCACGGCGGCACTGCAGCTCATGACCAAGGCATAAAGGATCCAAAAATGTGCATAGCCAATAGAGCTGCCAATCCACCACCACAAAAGGCCCACAACGGCTGTGTTGGCGACCATGTCGACACATTCACCGCCGGTGTAGAAGAAGCTCGATTTGTAGTTTGAGCAAATTTGTTTAGGAGATTCCCAGCTCCCAGTGCGTACCATCTTGATGGTGCTTTTGATGGAATGACCAATGAATTCAAAGAAGCTCAATAGCAAGGCAAGTCTTGGCTTGATGATGAGATAAAAGAAACCACCTGGGAATAACAGCAATGGATGGCGCAAGATGCGATAAAGCCACTGCGAACGTGGAGATCTCGTTTCATATTGTTCGCGTGTGATGAGAGCAGATGGTCCGCGATAGCGGTCCCAATTTCCATTGTGTTTGTGATGAAAGGCGTGCCCCCTTGACCAGGGATGTTGCGGCATGCCGTGAATCAAGCTCAATCCGAAGGCCGCAATTCGATTCGACCGCTTGGAACGGAACAGACTTTGATGTCCGCAGTCATGCATCAGGGAGAAGCTGCGACTGAGCAGCAGAACCATCAACACCAGGAGCAAGGGTGTCATCACAATGGCTGTGATGTTGAACGATGTTGTAACCGCAGCCATTGCGATCGCTACAGCGATGATGGGAATCACGGTGTTGAAGATCTGCCAGCTCGCGATGCGATCATCACTGGCCATAAACGGAGCGAGTTGGAAGTCGATCCGTTTGGGGTAATTGCTAGATGCCATGTCTTGGCTAATGGTCTTTGCGGTCGTTGTCATGCAGCTTCCACGTGGGTTGCCGCGATCGGCTTGATCAGAGAACCTATCTCTTTTTTGCTCCAACCGGTTTGTCAATTGCCTTGCGCGTGCTGAATTTGTGCTCTCTGCCTCCAGCCTTTGAGGCTCAAATAAACGGCTGGAACAACGAACAGAGAGAGCAGTGTGGAGATCAGCAAGCCGCTGAAGACCACCGTGCCGATACTGATCCGACTCGCTGATCCTGTTCCGCTGGCGAGCAGCAAGGGCAGAAATCCTGCCAAGGAGGTAATGGCTGTCAAAACAATGGGCCGCATGCGCTCTTCTGCGGCGTCGGTGATGGCCTCTCGAAGAGGTAGGCCTGCGCGGATCCTCTGATTGGCAAATTCCACAATCAGAATTCCATTCTTTGCGGCCAAGCTCACGAGCACGAGAAGGCCCATCTGGCCGTAAACATCAAGTGGCAGCCCACGCAGTTTGATTCCGATCAGAGCACCGAGGAGTGCAAGAGGCACTGACAGCAAAATCACGAGGGGGTCGAGAAAACTCTCGTACAAACCAGCGAGCAAGAGGTAAACCACCACCACGCTCAAACCAAAGAAGGCCCAAGTGACGCCTTCGGCCACCCTTTCTTCTTCTGCCAGGCCTGTAAAAGCAAGCCCAATGTTGCCCCCTCCAATTTGTTCGCCTGTGGCTTCAAGGATGTTGATGGCTTGTCCGCTACTCGTTCCTTTCGCCGGCACGGCGCTGACCCGGATGGATCGGTTGAGGGCGTAATGATCAATCGAGCCGGTCCCCTCAACTTTTTCAAGTCGGGCCACGCTTTCAGCGCTGACAAGTTCCCCATCACGGTTTCGGAGCATGAGGGATTCAATGTCCTCTGGGCGATTGCGGTCGCTGCCCTCCATCTGAATCCAAATGCTGCGAATCTCTCCGTCGGCATAGGTGTCATCGAGATAGCGTCCGCCGATGGACATGCCAATCGAATTCAGGGTTTCTCTGTATGGGAGATTCAGTGCTGCCATTTGATCGCGGTCTAAAACGAGGCGCCATCTCGGGGCACTGGCGTCAAAACGCGTGCTGACCCGTTCAAATTTCCCCGTTTCCTTGGCTCGTGCAATAAAGGCCGTGGCGACCTGTTCGAATTGGACCAGGCTCAGTTGGCCAGCGCTGCGGTCTAGCAGCTCAATATTCAAAGCTGAATCACCGCTAAACCCACGCACGGTTGGCGGTGTAATCAGCACAACTTTGGCATCGCTGATCGAGCGGTTCAGGGCTTTTTGCAGTCGACGCTTGATGGCTTGATCGCTTTGCTCTGCTCCGCCTCTCTCCTGTAATGGCTTCAATCTGAGGTAGAACGAGCCCTTGTCTTCCCCGCTTTGCCCAAACGAACTTCCTGCGTAGAAGTTCCCTGACCGGATCAGGGGCTCCTGCTCAATGACAGCGCGAATGGCATCCATGCTTGCCACGCTTCGTTCCAGGCTGGCGCCTTCCGACAAGGTGAAATAACCGCGTATCTGGCCCTGGTCTTCGTTGGGGATAAAGGCTGTCGGCGTGTTGCTGAGGACGACTCCCGTGAGCATCAAGCTGATGATGAGAACGAGGCCCACCCAATTGGGGCGATTCAACAGCTTGCGCAGGGTTCGTGAGTAGTGCGCTTCAGTGCGCTGCATGGCCTTTCGGAGCCGATCGCTGAGTCGTCTGATCGGTCCTGGCAAGCGTCCATTCCCTGGGGTGAGGACCCTGGCTGATGCCATTGGCGTGAACGTGAGGGCGTTCAGCGTGGAAAAAACAATGGCGGCCGTAATCGTCAAGGCAATGGGTTCATAGAGGCGTCCAATCGACCCTGGAATCAGCAGAACAGGAACGAACACCGCCACAAGAACCAAGGATGTGGCCACGATTGCCCCGGCCAATTCCTGCATCGCTGTTTCAGCAGCCTTTAGGGGTGGGTCCCCTTTCTCAATGCGATCGGCAATTTCCTCGCTCACAACAATGGCATCGTCAACAACGATGCCTGTGGCAAGAATCAGTCCGAATAGGTTCAAACTGTTGATATCTGAACCGCTGAGGCGGATCACCAACAAGCTGCCTACCAACGAAATGGGGACGGCGATTCCTGGCACCATGGCTAATCGCCATCTCCCCAGGAAGAGCACTAAAACAACCAAAACCAGCAGGACGGCATCGCGCAGTGTCGTGACGGTGCGATCGAGATTGGCCTGGATGGTGTCGGCCGTATCCACGATGGTTTGCATCGTGATGCCGGGGGGAAAGCCTGATTCGAGTTTTGCGAGATTGCTGCGGATGCTTCGGCTGAGAGCCAGGGCATTCGCTCCATCTCTTTGATAAATCCCTACGGCAACGGAGCGTTCTCCCTGCAGATTGATCGCAGCCCTCCCGTAACTGCGTTGTCCAAGGCTGACGCGGCCGACATCTTTGAGGCGAATGAGGCCCCCGTTGGCCAATCGTTTGATGACCAGGTTTTCAAGTTCGCCCTGGCTGCGCAAGCGACCGTCGGTTTCGACGGGAAGGCTCAGAAGTTGTCCTGGTGGAGCCGGTGCGCTGCCAAGAGCGCCGATGGCCGCCAGAACGTTTTGCTCGACAAGCGCTGTGCTGACATCCGTAATCGTGAGATTGGCTTGTTCCAGTTTTTGAGGATCCATCCACAGGCGATAGGCCAACTCGCTGCTTCCGAATACACGAATGTCTCCCACGCCGGCAATCGAGCGGAGCGATTCTCTGAGCGACTGTTCAAGCCAGCCTGGGAGGAAGGTGGGAACGTAGAGATCTTGTGGATGACTAAAGCCCAGGATCATCAGGAAATCGCTAGAGGAGCGACTCACGCTCAGCCCCTGGCGGGTTACGGCTTGCGGTAATCGGCGCAGCGCCAAATTGACTTCGTTTTGGACCTTGATCGCGTTGAGTTGAGGGCTGCCTTTCTTGAAGCGAAGGCTGATCCTTGATTGCCCTTCACTGCTGGTGGACTGAATGCTGTCGAGATCACTGAGACCGTTGAGCTGTTGCTCCAGCACGGTTGTGACGCTCTGTTCCACGACATCAGGAGATGCAGCCGGGAAGCGTGCTGTCACGTTGACCTGGGTTGGGGCCAACTGGGGTAAGTCTTCTAGGCCCAAGCCAGACAGCGACACAAGTCCTGCCAGCAGGACGAGCAGACTGCAGACAACGGTGAGGACAGGCCGCCGCAGAAACGGCTGGGAGATGGACCGCAAGGCGGCAACTGCTGCAAAACCAGATTGATCCTGGCAGTTGAAAGCCCCGGTTGAGCGGAAACTCGCTCAACCGGGGCTTTGGTGGTCTGTGGACGTCTGGGTTGGCGAGGCTTAGCCCACGCTCCAGACTCCACCAGCGATATCAACAAGTGGTGCGACCAAGGCCGTTCCTGTGAGGAACCATGCAAAGGCAGCTCCACCACATCCGCCAAGCCAGAATCCGCTAGCAAATTCAGCCCAGCCTGCTTTGGTGAACAGATCAGCAGGAGGATTGTCGATCGTGGCGTCAGCGGGCTGGACGTTGGGTCCATTTCCTGCGCTGCCGTAGATCGACATGCAGATGGTCAAGATTGAAACCAATCCAATCGTGGCCAAGAGCCCCGCTGTGGTGGCGTAGTCCGTTGAGCGCATCGGCCCACACACCGTGAAGGGTCCATAGAGGAAGAATCCATGGGCCATGCCAATTTCAAGACCACGGCGGTTGGGAGATAAAGCCGGTCGATAGGCGGGCAAGGCATTGAGGAAGGCCTTGCTGAAGTAGCTGCTATTTACAGGTGTGGCCAGGTTGCCGACGGTGGGATCGGCGACGGGGGTCACTGTCATGGAAGGAAAGGCGAGTTGGTTGCGATGTGCAGAGGTGATCTGGGGGGTCTCCGCCGATCAGTCAGTGGCTTCGATCACATTGAAAAGCAGAGCCATAGCCACGGCTGGTCCCATGATTCCCACAAGGGGAACAAACACCGAGGGCATCCAGGCAGCGACGAATTCTCCGGTCATGGCGACGCCAAAAGGTCCTTATTTACTGTATAGAAAGCCCTTGATGCGGTCCGTCCTCAATCGGGACGGCGACATAAAAGTTCAATCCTTCGTCTTCGCGATTTCTTTCCGATGAATCAGCTCATTGCCGGTGGCGCTGCGTTTGTTTTGGTTCTTGTTTTGTGGGGATTCGGGCGGCGTCCCACCAAAACAATCCTGAGCAGTACAG
This window encodes:
- a CDS encoding photosystem I reaction center subunit XI codes for the protein MTVTPVADPTVGNLATPVNSSYFSKAFLNALPAYRPALSPNRRGLEIGMAHGFFLYGPFTVCGPMRSTDYATTAGLLATIGLVSILTICMSIYGSAGNGPNVQPADATIDNPPADLFTKAGWAEFASGFWLGGCGGAAFAWFLTGTALVAPLVDIAGGVWSVG
- a CDS encoding photosystem I reaction center subunit VIII yields the protein MTGEFVAAWMPSVFVPLVGIMGPAVAMALLFNVIEATD
- a CDS encoding fatty acid desaturase — encoded protein: MAAVTTSFNITAIVMTPLLLVLMVLLLSRSFSLMHDCGHQSLFRSKRSNRIAAFGLSLIHGMPQHPWSRGHAFHHKHNGNWDRYRGPSALITREQYETRSPRSQWLYRILRHPLLLFPGGFFYLIIKPRLALLLSFFEFIGHSIKSTIKMVRTGSWESPKQICSNYKSSFFYTGGECVDMVANTAVVGLLWWWIGSSIGYAHFWILYALVMSCSAAVMIAVFFIQHNFPDSYTSNEDNWSYFRGALSGSSFLQMPAVLNWFTADIAYHHIHHLSERIPNYRLKECHEANIHLVEGVHRLYLSQIGDCFSLILWDRERSELVSPFA
- a CDS encoding efflux RND transporter permease subunit, producing the protein MRSISQPFLRRPVLTVVCSLLVLLAGLVSLSGLGLEDLPQLAPTQVNVTARFPAASPDVVEQSVTTVLEQQLNGLSDLDSIQSTSSEGQSRISLRFKKGSPQLNAIKVQNEVNLALRRLPQAVTRQGLSVSRSSSDFLMILGFSHPQDLYVPTFLPGWLEQSLRESLRSIAGVGDIRVFGSSELAYRLWMDPQKLEQANLTITDVSTALVEQNVLAAIGALGSAPAPPGQLLSLPVETDGRLRSQGELENLVIKRLANGGLIRLKDVGRVSLGQRSYGRAAINLQGERSVAVGIYQRDGANALALSRSIRSNLAKLESGFPPGITMQTIVDTADTIQANLDRTVTTLRDAVLLVLVVLVLFLGRWRLAMVPGIAVPISLVGSLLVIRLSGSDINSLNLFGLILATGIVVDDAIVVSEEIADRIEKGDPPLKAAETAMQELAGAIVATSLVLVAVFVPVLLIPGSIGRLYEPIALTITAAIVFSTLNALTFTPMASARVLTPGNGRLPGPIRRLSDRLRKAMQRTEAHYSRTLRKLLNRPNWVGLVLIISLMLTGVVLSNTPTAFIPNEDQGQIRGYFTLSEGASLERSVASMDAIRAVIEQEPLIRSGNFYAGSSFGQSGEDKGSFYLRLKPLQERGGAEQSDQAIKRRLQKALNRSISDAKVVLITPPTVRGFSGDSALNIELLDRSAGQLSLVQFEQVATAFIARAKETGKFERVSTRFDASAPRWRLVLDRDQMAALNLPYRETLNSIGMSIGGRYLDDTYADGEIRSIWIQMEGSDRNRPEDIESLMLRNRDGELVSAESVARLEKVEGTGSIDHYALNRSIRVSAVPAKGTSSGQAINILEATGEQIGGGNIGLAFTGLAEEERVAEGVTWAFFGLSVVVVYLLLAGLYESFLDPLVILLSVPLALLGALIGIKLRGLPLDVYGQMGLLVLVSLAAKNGILIVEFANQRIRAGLPLREAITDAAEERMRPIVLTAITSLAGFLPLLLASGTGSASRISIGTVVFSGLLISTLLSLFVVPAVYLSLKGWRQRAQIQHAQGN